The following proteins are co-located in the Leptospira sp. GIMC2001 genome:
- a CDS encoding Crp/Fnr family transcriptional regulator, which yields MLEKYLAKFGFEEVQLKSILQSFHKTKYLKNEGFFKNNESFYKIGIIESGLFKMIYKSNRKNLIKDFCIEGDTIGVYSSILTNLPPRFDIVASEESQVWVSDFTELKKKFAGYLPFIILQKNLAESLYIKKEKREADLILLSAETRYKEFLNEKGNLSSRLKDHEIASYLGITNVGLSRIKARIFPQKNE from the coding sequence ATGTTAGAAAAATACTTAGCAAAATTTGGATTTGAAGAAGTGCAACTCAAATCCATTTTGCAATCCTTTCACAAAACAAAATACCTGAAAAATGAAGGCTTTTTTAAAAATAATGAAAGTTTTTATAAAATTGGAATCATCGAATCTGGTTTGTTCAAAATGATCTATAAGTCAAATAGAAAAAATCTGATCAAAGATTTTTGTATAGAAGGAGATACGATTGGAGTGTATTCTTCCATTCTTACCAATCTACCACCTCGATTCGATATAGTTGCTTCTGAAGAATCACAAGTTTGGGTTTCTGATTTTACTGAACTGAAGAAAAAATTTGCAGGCTACCTTCCCTTTATAATCCTACAGAAAAATCTCGCCGAGTCATTGTATATAAAAAAAGAAAAAAGGGAAGCAGATCTAATTCTACTCAGCGCTGAAACACGATACAAAGAATTCTTAAATGAGAAAGGCAATCTGTCATCGAGACTCAAAGATCACGAAATTGCATCTTATTTAGGAATTACGAATGTAGGCCTAAGTAGAATTAAAGCAAGAATTTTCCCACAAAAGAATGAGTAA
- a CDS encoding methyltransferase domain-containing protein has protein sequence MFMYFAQSEIIAYYDSCEIDYRLVWNLKQSQALHFGFWESDVANLSAALVRQNQWLAYRASIEKGSSILDAGCGVGGSSIYLANAFRCRVTGISLSKNQIETATANAMQANVSDLVDFKVCDYKDTGLESESFDVIWAIESVCHVPNKHDFINEAWRLLKPGGKLIVADGFYRCPESLFSLSELNLMRSWLHPWAVPSLVTPSEFFESLKERGFHENKIQAIDTTDLILPSSRILNRQALISWIPGHFMHWLKIRNRTQHLNLVAARRQWQALQQKLWLYYVFIAEKSK, from the coding sequence ATGTTTATGTATTTCGCTCAATCTGAAATTATAGCTTACTACGATAGCTGTGAAATAGATTATAGACTGGTTTGGAATTTGAAACAAAGTCAAGCTTTGCATTTTGGATTCTGGGAATCAGATGTAGCAAATCTTAGCGCTGCGCTCGTGAGACAAAATCAATGGCTAGCCTACCGTGCGAGCATAGAAAAAGGTTCATCAATTTTGGATGCTGGTTGCGGTGTGGGCGGTAGTAGCATATATCTTGCCAATGCTTTTAGATGCCGTGTAACAGGAATTTCACTATCCAAAAATCAAATCGAAACAGCAACCGCGAATGCCATGCAGGCAAATGTATCTGACTTAGTAGATTTTAAAGTATGTGATTATAAAGATACTGGTCTAGAATCCGAAAGTTTTGATGTCATCTGGGCGATCGAAAGTGTATGCCATGTACCGAATAAACATGATTTTATAAATGAAGCATGGCGCCTATTAAAGCCAGGTGGTAAATTAATTGTTGCGGATGGATTCTATAGATGTCCAGAGTCTCTTTTCAGCTTAAGTGAACTTAATCTAATGCGTTCATGGCTACATCCGTGGGCAGTTCCAAGTCTAGTAACGCCTAGCGAGTTCTTCGAATCCCTTAAAGAAAGAGGTTTTCACGAAAATAAAATTCAAGCGATAGATACTACCGATCTAATCCTGCCTTCATCCAGAATACTCAATCGTCAAGCTTTAATTAGTTGGATTCCTGGACATTTCATGCATTGGTTGAAGATAAGAAATCGCACACAACATTTGAACTTAGTAGCTGCGAGAAGACAATGGCAAGCATTACAACAAAAACTTTGGCTCTATTATGTGTTCATAGCGGAGAAAAGTAAATAA
- a CDS encoding pyridoxamine 5'-phosphate oxidase family protein, producing MKLPKEIQSALNGVIPSTMATCSKDGIPNVGFISQVFYVNEEQVAISHQFFSKTSQNLQENPKAHIQVVEPGDGTPWFLDVSFSHKETSGDLFDQMDMQLEAIASMCGMEDIFHLEAAYVFDVISVRKGEEAQIH from the coding sequence ATGAAATTACCAAAAGAAATTCAATCCGCTCTCAATGGAGTGATTCCCTCAACAATGGCAACATGTAGTAAAGATGGAATTCCCAATGTGGGATTTATATCGCAAGTATTCTATGTTAACGAAGAACAAGTTGCAATTTCTCATCAATTTTTTTCCAAGACGAGTCAGAATCTACAAGAGAATCCTAAAGCTCATATACAAGTAGTGGAACCAGGAGACGGTACTCCATGGTTTTTAGATGTTAGCTTTTCACATAAGGAAACAAGCGGAGACCTCTTCGATCAGATGGATATGCAATTGGAAGCGATTGCTTCAATGTGCGGAATGGAAGATATTTTCCATTTGGAAGCCGCATATGTGTTCGATGTGATTTCCGTTCGTAAAGGGGAAGAGGCCCAGATTCACTGA
- a CDS encoding ABC transporter ATP-binding protein, whose product MTLIQLFNKILPFVLPYKRMVFFALGFTLIGSFLAQVNAHILRYTVDSLESLLQNLNPLAEGYILLAQISAILVIKEIVNSIVIFGQKFYGEKLRIFIARDFSQKIVERILSYRMAFYTSQENESGKLQTRIDLGISSLTRLVQNFFIEVLPLFANSIVALFFMFSANFYVGLVSLCIIPIYFWISHIQASRLKGFRRKMRSYRETKNNGIIGLIESITVIKSFVRERLESNKHETIQFEMTSNQLATRKTSYFFDSIKSFLEQIGIVIIIILTAYFVLNGTMSLGAIMFHILLFNNVSAPIRQLHRIYDEVNDALIYSEGFFSILEEENAVESSGTFSPEIVEGEFRIANVNFIYPNGTFALENISFTVKPNQVTALVGLSGAGKSTLINLLDKFYKPSSGDIFLDGINLEEYDTNILRNSVGLVLQKNHIFKGTIRENISYGDPNAEDHEIILAAKKAYIHEQISELPDGYESQASLLSGGQQQRIAIARLFLKDPKIIFLDEPTASLDAIAIEEIKKSIDALKENRTVIVISHSISQIIDSDQIVVLDRGRIVEIGTHESLYKNKSAYYKIFSAMANSLNLEKITSAIDSK is encoded by the coding sequence TTGACTCTCATCCAGCTATTCAATAAAATATTACCGTTTGTTCTTCCCTATAAAAGGATGGTTTTTTTTGCTTTAGGATTTACACTCATCGGGTCATTTCTTGCACAAGTCAATGCACATATCTTAAGATACACCGTAGATAGCTTGGAATCGTTATTGCAAAATCTTAACCCATTAGCAGAAGGTTATATTCTATTGGCTCAGATCAGTGCTATATTGGTTATCAAAGAAATCGTAAATTCTATAGTGATCTTTGGACAGAAATTTTATGGAGAAAAGTTACGTATTTTTATCGCACGTGATTTCTCACAAAAGATTGTTGAACGTATTCTTTCATATAGGATGGCTTTTTATACGTCTCAAGAAAATGAAAGCGGTAAGCTTCAGACTCGTATAGACCTTGGAATATCTAGCCTAACTCGTTTAGTTCAGAATTTTTTTATAGAAGTGCTGCCACTTTTTGCCAATTCGATTGTAGCACTCTTCTTTATGTTCTCAGCAAATTTCTATGTTGGACTTGTTAGCTTATGTATTATCCCAATCTATTTCTGGATAAGTCATATCCAAGCATCTCGTCTAAAGGGATTTCGTAGAAAGATGAGGAGTTATCGGGAAACTAAGAATAATGGAATCATTGGACTAATTGAAAGCATAACAGTAATAAAATCATTTGTTAGAGAAAGATTGGAATCAAATAAACATGAAACAATCCAATTTGAAATGACTTCTAATCAATTAGCAACTCGTAAAACCAGTTATTTTTTCGATAGTATAAAAAGTTTTTTAGAACAGATCGGAATAGTCATAATCATTATTCTGACAGCATATTTTGTTTTGAATGGGACAATGAGTCTCGGTGCAATAATGTTTCATATTTTGCTTTTCAATAATGTATCTGCGCCAATAAGACAATTGCATAGAATCTACGATGAAGTAAATGATGCTCTTATATATTCAGAAGGATTCTTTTCGATTCTAGAAGAAGAAAACGCAGTGGAATCATCGGGAACATTTTCACCAGAAATAGTCGAAGGAGAATTCAGAATTGCGAATGTAAATTTTATTTATCCGAATGGAACGTTCGCTTTGGAAAATATTTCTTTTACAGTTAAACCCAATCAAGTCACAGCATTGGTTGGGTTAAGTGGAGCCGGTAAAAGCACGCTAATCAATCTATTGGATAAATTTTATAAGCCGAGTAGTGGAGATATATTTTTGGATGGCATCAATCTTGAAGAATATGATACAAACATTTTACGAAATTCAGTAGGATTGGTTCTTCAGAAAAATCATATATTCAAAGGTACGATTAGAGAAAATATCAGCTATGGCGATCCAAATGCCGAAGATCATGAGATTATTCTTGCCGCAAAGAAGGCTTATATCCACGAGCAAATATCCGAGTTGCCGGATGGATATGAGTCGCAAGCTTCCCTTCTTTCCGGAGGTCAGCAACAACGAATTGCAATAGCCCGTTTATTCTTGAAGGATCCAAAAATAATTTTCCTCGATGAACCGACAGCAAGCTTGGACGCTATAGCGATCGAAGAAATCAAAAAAAGTATCGATGCCTTAAAGGAAAATAGAACAGTTATTGTAATTTCACATAGCATTTCGCAAATTATTGATTCGGATCAAATTGTCGTCTTAGATAGAGGGCGCATAGTTGAAATCGGAACTCATGAATCATTATACAAGAATAAGTCTGCTTATTATAAGATCTTTAGTGCTATGGCTAACAGTTTGAATCTTGAGAAAATCACGTCCGCAATTGATTCAAAATAA
- a CDS encoding type II toxin-antitoxin system VapC family toxin, with product MKTVFLDTSIFVAAFWKKHPHFEESFQLLSQSKNLNMITSQHAIVEYYSVMTRIPVPSKVEPTLIFTMIQENILPYIEVQSLNTKESLAFVKQASILQVQGGNIHDFYHYSVALKSKASILYTLNPKDFAKFPEGIDIKKPAA from the coding sequence ATGAAGACTGTCTTTTTGGATACTTCCATTTTTGTTGCAGCCTTTTGGAAAAAGCATCCGCATTTCGAAGAAAGTTTTCAACTTTTGTCCCAATCTAAAAATCTGAATATGATCACTTCCCAGCATGCAATTGTTGAATACTATTCGGTCATGACTCGCATTCCGGTTCCTTCCAAGGTTGAGCCAACTCTTATTTTTACCATGATCCAAGAAAATATTCTGCCATATATAGAAGTACAAAGTTTAAATACTAAAGAATCCCTTGCCTTCGTAAAGCAGGCATCTATATTGCAAGTCCAAGGTGGGAATATTCATGATTTTTATCATTATAGTGTAGCTCTAAAAAGCAAAGCATCAATTCTATATACTCTGAATCCAAAGGACTTTGCTAAGTTTCCAGAAGGGATTGATATAAAAAAGCCAGCTGCGTAA
- a CDS encoding FAD-dependent monooxygenase, giving the protein MLNQNLNFHNSKDTIEESVDVLIVGAGPAGLSLALHLIQKSLDWVPRIIIIEKRIHPRKKLCGGALSIPAMEVLENLQIEPPNDIFSVNEIRVRYGNIGYSLKGKPVLKIVNRASFDHFLLENIRAKGVKILEDTTFLSAKMNSNGYNVETSRGRIDCRTLVGADGSSSLVRKSIGLKYDNTVCRLLEVLTPCRKEDEYLFDQKFVDLDFRSMRSGMQGYYWDFPSIVNGQRMINRGIFDSRTNTSRVKADLKNILQDSLLKRGIHLENCDLQGHPLHSWENKIPISRENALLIGDAAGGDPLFGEGISFALGYGQSAATVIEKAFMMKIFTFDDYSKTLLRNNLFRHLKFRSTISKIAYSIESNMILKFGWILVSIIFKIFRFDNPFYIKK; this is encoded by the coding sequence ATGCTCAACCAGAATTTAAATTTTCATAATTCAAAAGATACTATTGAAGAATCTGTTGATGTACTGATCGTAGGTGCAGGTCCCGCAGGTTTGTCACTTGCTTTACATTTAATTCAAAAATCTCTAGATTGGGTTCCTAGAATCATCATTATTGAAAAAAGAATACATCCACGTAAAAAACTTTGTGGTGGTGCGCTCAGCATTCCTGCCATGGAAGTATTGGAAAATTTACAAATTGAACCTCCTAATGATATTTTCTCTGTCAATGAGATTCGAGTTCGTTATGGAAATATTGGATATAGCTTAAAAGGCAAACCCGTACTAAAAATTGTGAATCGCGCATCCTTTGATCATTTTCTCTTAGAAAATATTCGAGCCAAAGGTGTAAAGATCCTAGAAGATACAACATTTCTCTCCGCCAAAATGAACTCTAACGGATATAATGTGGAAACGAGTCGAGGACGGATTGACTGTCGAACTCTTGTTGGAGCAGATGGTTCTTCCAGTTTAGTTCGAAAATCCATAGGATTAAAGTACGATAATACAGTCTGCAGATTACTTGAAGTCCTTACACCTTGTCGCAAAGAAGATGAATATCTTTTTGATCAGAAGTTTGTAGATTTGGATTTTAGATCCATGCGATCAGGTATGCAAGGCTATTACTGGGACTTTCCATCCATTGTCAACGGGCAAAGAATGATCAATCGAGGAATATTTGACAGTCGGACCAACACTTCTCGAGTGAAAGCTGATCTAAAAAATATTCTTCAAGATTCTTTACTTAAGCGAGGCATTCATTTGGAAAATTGCGATCTCCAAGGACATCCGTTGCATAGCTGGGAGAACAAAATACCCATATCCAGAGAAAACGCCCTGTTAATTGGAGACGCCGCTGGAGGAGATCCGTTGTTTGGTGAAGGAATTAGTTTTGCACTTGGATATGGACAATCAGCTGCTACGGTGATCGAAAAAGCATTTATGATGAAAATTTTTACTTTCGATGATTATTCAAAAACTCTATTAAGAAATAATTTATTTCGACATTTAAAATTCCGTTCGACTATTTCGAAAATCGCATATTCAATTGAGTCAAACATGATATTAAAATTCGGCTGGATTCTTGTATCTATAATATTCAAGATTTTTCGATTCGACAATCCTTTTTACATCAAGAAATAA
- a CDS encoding oxygenase MpaB family protein produces MNRSIHSFMHTGSSKQFSENSNENLLVDRIRIEFWKSDPLADEVTNDFANMAPGKGSAMLNQALENGIHSISMPPESLVNFFAQLDTIPIWLDREEINYGAATFMRAGGLGAAALLCHSLPTGYLDPEGSRPLLFSGRLVQRAPRRLMETARYVYECIKPGGMERFGNGFKICVRVRLMHAQVRRLLLKSNRWDSQAWGIPINQWHLLGTNVLFSMTVVDALRNWGMLINRKEEESIYAFWRYNGYLIGIDTDILCATRAEYRRMIDVIEKIRLPATSDSLLLTEALLQAGAIMVKNIVGLPFLNVTKSILAGLSRNLLGRKRADELGLSRNFWRFLPWLMRPFVFCFEIIRILMPGGKRLAILVGERLWERALEIGLHGRDATFAIPQTLQNIDPRKNAVKEGSNA; encoded by the coding sequence TTGAACAGATCGATACATTCTTTCATGCACACAGGAAGTTCGAAACAATTTTCTGAAAATAGTAATGAGAATTTGCTGGTAGATAGAATACGGATCGAATTTTGGAAATCCGATCCATTAGCAGATGAAGTGACAAATGACTTCGCGAATATGGCTCCTGGTAAAGGCAGTGCTATGTTGAACCAAGCATTAGAAAACGGAATCCATTCAATATCAATGCCCCCAGAATCATTGGTGAATTTCTTCGCTCAATTGGATACCATTCCGATATGGCTTGATCGAGAGGAAATAAATTATGGAGCCGCAACTTTTATGCGAGCTGGTGGTCTTGGAGCTGCAGCTTTATTATGCCATTCCTTGCCTACCGGATACCTCGATCCAGAAGGAAGCAGGCCTCTACTTTTTTCCGGGCGGCTTGTTCAACGTGCACCTCGCAGACTAATGGAAACCGCGAGATATGTATACGAATGCATCAAACCAGGCGGAATGGAAAGATTTGGGAATGGTTTCAAAATTTGTGTTAGAGTGAGGCTAATGCATGCCCAGGTTCGACGTCTTCTCCTAAAATCCAATCGATGGGATTCTCAGGCTTGGGGAATTCCGATTAACCAATGGCATTTACTAGGTACCAATGTATTGTTTTCAATGACGGTTGTTGATGCATTACGGAACTGGGGAATGTTGATTAACAGAAAAGAAGAAGAATCGATTTATGCATTCTGGCGATATAACGGATACCTAATCGGAATAGATACAGACATTCTATGTGCGACTCGAGCTGAATATCGTCGCATGATTGATGTAATTGAAAAAATTCGATTACCAGCGACATCTGATTCACTACTTCTGACTGAGGCATTGCTCCAAGCTGGTGCGATTATGGTGAAGAATATAGTCGGTTTACCATTTTTAAACGTAACCAAATCAATATTAGCTGGACTAAGCAGAAATTTACTGGGACGCAAACGTGCCGATGAATTAGGATTATCAAGAAATTTCTGGCGATTCTTACCTTGGCTTATGCGCCCTTTCGTTTTCTGTTTTGAAATTATTCGAATACTTATGCCCGGTGGGAAACGATTGGCGATCCTTGTCGGTGAACGACTCTGGGAACGTGCATTAGAGATTGGACTCCATGGACGCGACGCAACATTTGCAATACCTCAAACTCTCCAAAATATAGACCCACGGAAAAATGCAGTGAAGGAAGGCAGCAATGCGTAA
- a CDS encoding DUF1574 domain-containing protein, with product MKTKKFLFYPIILFAFLFLVDKIFLLDSVRLLIKSDFTYVYYETKSQLLDIFIDKYKKGELTKDNKKVMVVLGSSRLLYFDSKELEQFYPDWEIYNFSSAVTTPAYYWYFLEQILDAGVKPDLVVLETDPNQFNINSIFKESNLTYSFDFPFILRYIGLFGRDYFNYYLGKTLFAVKVNKPYLDAAFRNYNNPNLPYVEAMKDTIRTSLIENKGHATSPVEDYFEKDASSLEATSQRTIDWLFASYKPSEMQFEFFDIILKNTREKEIPLIIVWPQSSKSMQDRLRANPILDSWKKDINAVTDKYQYKIHNMDDTKEYYCNSFADGGHIAKDCYRPFIRYLFLQYFKDYKPKAL from the coding sequence TTGAAAACTAAAAAGTTCTTATTTTACCCAATCATACTTTTTGCATTCCTCTTCCTTGTTGATAAAATATTTCTGCTAGATTCAGTTCGTCTGCTTATCAAGAGCGATTTCACGTATGTCTATTATGAAACCAAAAGTCAACTTCTTGATATTTTCATAGATAAATACAAAAAGGGTGAATTAACCAAAGACAACAAAAAAGTCATGGTGGTTCTCGGGTCCTCTAGGCTTTTGTATTTTGATTCCAAAGAACTTGAACAATTCTATCCAGATTGGGAAATATATAATTTCTCATCCGCTGTTACCACTCCTGCGTACTATTGGTATTTTCTGGAACAGATATTGGATGCTGGCGTAAAGCCAGACCTAGTCGTCTTGGAAACAGATCCCAATCAATTCAACATAAATTCCATATTCAAAGAATCGAATCTTACATATAGCTTTGATTTTCCGTTTATTCTTCGTTATATTGGTTTATTTGGAAGAGATTATTTCAATTACTATCTTGGTAAGACTCTATTCGCGGTAAAAGTAAATAAGCCTTATTTGGATGCAGCTTTTCGAAATTATAACAATCCAAATCTTCCTTATGTTGAGGCAATGAAAGATACAATTCGTACTTCTTTGATTGAAAATAAAGGACACGCTACTTCGCCAGTAGAAGATTATTTCGAAAAGGATGCAAGTAGTTTGGAAGCAACGAGTCAGCGGACAATTGATTGGCTATTCGCTTCTTATAAGCCATCTGAAATGCAGTTTGAATTTTTTGATATTATACTTAAGAATACTAGAGAAAAAGAAATTCCTTTAATCATCGTATGGCCTCAAAGTTCTAAATCTATGCAAGACAGATTGCGAGCGAATCCCATACTCGATAGTTGGAAGAAGGATATCAATGCGGTAACTGATAAGTATCAGTATAAAATTCACAATATGGATGATACCAAGGAATACTACTGCAATAGTTTTGCGGATGGTGGACATATTGCGAAAGATTGTTATAGACCGTTTATAAGATATCTATTCCTGCAATATTTTAAAGATTATAAACCTAAAGCCTTGTAG
- a CDS encoding AbrB/MazE/SpoVT family DNA-binding domain-containing protein, with product MIASIDKSGRMVIPKELRDELELIPDTELEIIRDGMDIRIRKRILPSLQVENKNGFMILNFDGELDIQSVLKEVRSDRIETFL from the coding sequence ATGATTGCGTCAATTGATAAATCTGGAAGAATGGTGATCCCGAAAGAATTGAGAGATGAACTCGAATTGATACCAGACACTGAGCTTGAAATCATTCGTGACGGAATGGATATTCGAATTCGCAAGAGGATATTGCCTTCTCTCCAAGTTGAAAATAAAAACGGATTTATGATTCTTAATTTTGACGGAGAACTGGATATACAATCGGTTTTAAAAGAAGTTCGCAGTGATCGGATCGAAACTTTTTTATGA
- a CDS encoding DJ-1/PfpI family protein, translated as MLNRIKVLVKGIGFLIFNWNSKYEAQESSPQPGLILIVMSAANNLLIDEERNYETGVFLNELYLPIAELKNQGYKFQFATPNGKQANIDPAGLNDRYWTSNELKSEAIEFTKTDPDFLKPITLEKAMSQVSSYKGMIVPGGQGLMVDLIYDDNILSLLRKFHERQKPIGLICHAPALLTAFPKNDNPFVGYNVNSVTSTEEWFIENFVMNGKPKIRKIANLLSDIGLNYESSFFPGGQYAVRDRNLITSQNPFSGEPFIKLYQEALLDK; from the coding sequence ATGTTGAATCGAATAAAAGTTTTAGTGAAAGGAATTGGGTTTTTAATTTTTAATTGGAATTCGAAGTATGAGGCTCAAGAATCCAGCCCTCAGCCTGGATTGATTCTGATTGTGATGAGTGCTGCCAATAATTTGTTGATTGATGAAGAAAGAAATTATGAGACAGGCGTTTTTCTTAATGAACTCTATCTGCCCATAGCTGAGTTGAAGAATCAAGGATATAAATTCCAATTTGCTACACCCAATGGCAAGCAAGCTAATATAGATCCAGCAGGTTTAAACGATAGGTACTGGACATCAAATGAGTTGAAGTCGGAGGCCATTGAATTCACAAAGACAGATCCTGATTTTTTAAAACCCATTACATTAGAAAAGGCGATGAGTCAAGTAAGTTCTTACAAAGGTATGATTGTTCCAGGTGGGCAAGGGCTAATGGTGGATCTAATCTATGATGATAATATTCTTTCTTTATTGCGAAAATTTCATGAAAGACAAAAGCCAATCGGATTGATCTGTCATGCACCTGCTTTGCTCACGGCTTTTCCAAAAAATGATAACCCTTTTGTTGGCTACAATGTAAATTCTGTTACATCAACAGAAGAATGGTTTATAGAAAATTTTGTTATGAACGGAAAACCTAAGATCAGAAAGATCGCAAATCTTCTAAGCGATATTGGTTTAAATTATGAAAGTAGTTTTTTCCCAGGTGGTCAATATGCAGTTCGAGATCGGAATTTGATTACAAGTCAGAATCCTTTTTCTGGTGAACCATTTATCAAATTGTACCAAGAAGCCCTTCTTGATAAATAA
- a CDS encoding cyclic nucleotide-binding domain-containing protein translates to MRKTFELLTEQDWKNLLSHATVLSFKNNALIIEEKSELSMLYIILTGYVRILGGNENHKLTFDRLGPNEVFGEMSFLENAPASASVIAEENVTVQQIDATHLNSLIASDPGFSSRFYNSLAITLSERLRDIQANQKELNINDIAQVNRFHATRLGHITHRQIPPELRDAIHKFNSKILELDEYLNKGGTIESVETTVHTLCDNILELLEIYTQAESLVKIGFDDLLAFRDTEQLDIGIGAYIFRETFARFMLSETMAYCYMKPRGFTDDFKVNELIYANQPWGDGQLGPLIDKWFLGRNFCTSRREDRSFMTEIILDTCIQDKSNTSILSLASGSGYELISALNETSSQKLNITMIDIDQEALTHAQEILNRKMNNNHSFAFINQNIIGVLEGRVQFRISDQDLIYAIGFCDYLLDEQVVELLDWIFVHLKKGGKAVINVTSPTHQDRKLLTHILEWSIIYRSKEELEDLISRSIFAKSKELKTNTLGITTFAILEK, encoded by the coding sequence ATGCGTAAAACTTTTGAGTTACTAACAGAACAAGATTGGAAAAATTTACTTTCTCATGCGACAGTGCTAAGTTTTAAAAATAATGCATTGATAATTGAAGAAAAGTCAGAACTTTCGATGCTCTATATTATACTGACTGGATATGTTCGTATATTAGGAGGAAATGAAAATCACAAATTGACTTTTGATAGATTGGGACCAAACGAAGTTTTCGGTGAAATGAGCTTTCTAGAGAACGCACCCGCAAGCGCATCGGTTATCGCGGAAGAAAATGTCACCGTACAGCAAATAGATGCAACTCACCTCAATTCATTAATTGCGTCCGATCCTGGCTTCTCATCTCGTTTCTACAACTCTTTAGCTATTACTCTGTCCGAACGCTTGAGAGATATACAAGCCAACCAAAAGGAGTTGAACATAAATGATATTGCTCAGGTGAATAGATTCCATGCTACAAGACTAGGACATATTACGCATAGACAGATTCCTCCAGAACTAAGAGACGCAATTCATAAATTCAATTCCAAAATTTTAGAACTCGACGAATACTTGAATAAAGGTGGAACTATTGAATCAGTTGAGACCACAGTACATACATTATGTGATAATATACTAGAATTACTTGAGATTTACACTCAAGCGGAATCTCTCGTCAAAATAGGTTTCGACGACCTATTAGCATTTCGAGATACTGAGCAACTTGATATCGGAATTGGTGCGTATATATTTCGAGAGACATTTGCACGCTTTATGTTAAGCGAAACTATGGCCTACTGTTATATGAAACCAAGAGGCTTTACAGATGATTTCAAAGTTAACGAATTGATTTATGCCAATCAACCATGGGGCGATGGTCAATTGGGACCATTGATCGATAAGTGGTTTCTCGGTAGGAATTTTTGCACTAGTCGAAGAGAAGATCGCAGCTTCATGACTGAAATAATTTTAGATACTTGCATACAGGACAAATCGAACACATCCATTCTGAGCCTAGCTTCAGGATCTGGCTATGAACTTATAAGTGCATTAAACGAAACTTCGAGTCAAAAATTGAATATCACGATGATAGATATTGATCAAGAAGCCTTAACCCATGCTCAAGAAATTCTCAATAGAAAAATGAACAACAATCATTCATTCGCTTTTATCAATCAAAATATTATAGGCGTTTTAGAAGGTCGAGTTCAATTTCGAATATCAGACCAAGATCTAATCTATGCTATAGGATTCTGCGATTATCTATTGGATGAACAAGTTGTTGAACTATTGGATTGGATCTTCGTTCACTTAAAAAAAGGAGGAAAAGCCGTAATCAATGTTACATCACCAACGCACCAAGATCGAAAACTTCTAACTCATATTCTTGAATGGTCAATCATTTATCGCAGTAAGGAAGAGCTAGAAGATTTGATATCTCGATCAATTTTTGCAAAGTCGAAAGAACTTAAAACCAATACACTGGGAATAACTACTTTCGCAATCCTAGAAAAATAG